Proteins co-encoded in one Cyanobacteriota bacterium genomic window:
- a CDS encoding phosphoribosylformylglycinamidine synthase subunit PurQ — translation MVTALIFSGYGINCEQETKRAFELAGANADIVHLNDLIAEPSRLKNYQIAAFPGGFSFGDDTGSGKAYANMIKNHLLKEIKAFVARDTLTIGICNGFQVLTSLDLLKGTLTHNTSAQFIDRWVDLKVSSDSPWLKGIEFMSLPVAHGEGRYIRHCDERSEVATPSDLKVALQYTAAEITEYFDYPANPNGSDDDIAAVLSDDGRILGMMPHPERAIEFHHLPHWTFLKEKASRASMALPENGPGLRLFENAVEYFN, via the coding sequence ATGGTTACTGCTTTAATATTTTCGGGTTATGGAATCAACTGTGAGCAAGAAACCAAGCGCGCTTTTGAACTGGCTGGAGCCAATGCTGATATTGTTCACCTTAATGATTTAATCGCTGAGCCGTCACGTCTCAAGAATTATCAAATTGCAGCTTTCCCTGGTGGATTTTCTTTTGGTGATGATACCGGTTCTGGTAAGGCTTACGCTAATATGATTAAGAATCATTTACTCAAAGAAATCAAAGCCTTCGTTGCAAGAGACACTTTGACGATTGGTATCTGTAATGGTTTTCAAGTTCTTACTAGTCTTGATTTACTCAAGGGCACACTGACTCACAACACTAGCGCTCAATTTATTGATAGATGGGTTGATCTCAAAGTTAGTAGTGACTCGCCTTGGCTCAAAGGAATTGAATTTATGTCATTGCCTGTTGCTCATGGTGAAGGCAGATATATTCGTCATTGCGACGAGCGTAGCGAGGTGGCAACCCCATCTGATTTAAAAGTAGCTTTGCAATACACTGCTGCTGAAATCACAGAGTATTTTGATTATCCAGCTAATCCCAATGGTTCAGATGATGATATTGCTGCTGTCCTGAGTGATGATGGACGTATTTTGGGTATGATGCCTCACCCTGAAAGAGCAATAGAGTTTCATCACTTACCTCACTGGACTTTTCTTAAAGAAAAAGCTTCAAGAGCGTCAATGGCTTTGCCAGAAAATGGTCCTGGCTTGAGACTGTTTGAGAATGCAGTTGAGTACTTTAACTAA
- a CDS encoding ABC transporter ATP-binding protein has product MPLLSVKQLKIDFPETSFTAVNEISFDINEGEILALVGESGSGKSLTALSILGLQPVNAIISGAIYFKEMDLVKKPYPPAVRACKIALIAQDPLSALNPMYSIKDQLFEAVQVYQKKLKNEEIYQLCFDYLEKVGIPDPDRTLDAYPHEISGGMRQRVMIAMAIINEPDLLIADEPTTALDVTVQAVILELLKSLKKTILFITHDLGVVAEIADRVLVMKDGLIVESGTVFELFDKPQEDYTKQLLAAVPSL; this is encoded by the coding sequence ATGCCTCTGTTATCAGTAAAGCAACTCAAGATAGATTTCCCTGAGACCAGTTTCACTGCGGTTAATGAAATTAGTTTTGATATAAATGAAGGAGAGATTCTGGCTTTGGTTGGAGAGAGTGGTAGCGGCAAGTCACTGACAGCTCTTAGCATACTGGGTCTTCAACCTGTGAATGCCATTATCTCTGGAGCTATTTATTTTAAAGAAATGGATTTAGTCAAGAAACCATACCCGCCAGCTGTGCGTGCTTGCAAAATTGCATTAATTGCCCAAGATCCATTGAGTGCACTCAATCCGATGTATTCAATTAAAGATCAATTGTTTGAAGCTGTGCAAGTTTATCAAAAGAAACTTAAGAATGAAGAAATTTATCAACTTTGTTTTGATTACTTAGAGAAAGTCGGTATCCCTGATCCTGATAGAACATTGGATGCCTACCCGCATGAAATTTCTGGTGGCATGAGACAAAGAGTGATGATTGCAATGGCAATAATTAATGAACCTGATTTATTAATTGCAGATGAGCCGACAACTGCTCTTGATGTAACTGTGCAAGCTGTAATTCTAGAACTCCTGAAGTCTTTGAAAAAAACGATCTTGTTTATTACTCATGACCTTGGAGTTGTTGCTGAGATTGCTGATCGTGTTCTTGTAATGAAAGATGGTCTGATTGTTGAATCTGGGACTGTCTTTGAACTTTTTGATAAACCTCAAGAGGATTATACTAAGCAGTTGTTGGCTGCTGTGCCATCTCTGTAA
- the mfd gene encoding transcription-repair coupling factor produces MLLDIIQKNTKFEEIYSKLIKDGQIIHGLTNSAKSLILANMLKKSTVPLVFIVANHHEAQTYYQEIQNLSDRPVYNFLCQEVSPYDQINSDIGVVNTQYEIFEAWNNNIISLTVMNIKALSQLYINKQQLEENSFFINKDTEYDPKELAIKLTLLGYSNEAMVQGRGQFSQRGDITDIYPIIGEAVRIEFFGDNIESIKELNSSTQRSSKALDFTQINPRYSIIRTEDDGLNDKVKELVSKHKIDDLTELDSLYFEGVEYYRSVLGQMPSNLFEYIPAHSHVVFDEWQDLSHLGEQWDKNLNEQYTEAVKSNSLIPLEQPLHLEHSQLVKNSNQFKRKLYLQTLTELGDGVFEAGKELSYELRSYPTERFASKVEEFIEYIRRKLRDQQNIIIFSEQPHRVLNILREWDITGLYQGDIENLDIEQLVREQELNNKRVIVQRDGLEEGCVLPELNIVVLTDRELFGRSRQAVAKQKTKTTEKSQRDIYTDISELKVDNYVVHYKHGVGQYKGTEFIDLDGGALRQEYLAIEYASEARILIPIDQVNLLSKFNINQDIKPKLSKLGGTEWERTKKKVKKSVRLIAQDLINLYALREKQTGYKYPHDTPWQIEMEDAFPYTETEDQLKAITNVKEDMESKKLMDRLICGDAGFGKTEVIIRTAFKVIMEGKQVAILVPTTVLAQQHHDVFSDRYAAYPIKIGLLSRFRSAKEQREVTNKLKLGEVDLVIGTHRLLQKDIQFQNLGLLVIDEEQRFGVSHKEKLKSMRKDLDIISMSATPIPRTLHMSLSGIRDISLITTAPTNRKPVKTLVGEYKSNIIRNAILHELERGGQVFFVNNRVENIERVAFEIQELVPEANVRIGHGQMKDKELEDVMFSFVNGEFNVLVCTTIIETGLDITNANTIIIKDANAFGLSQLYQLRGRVGRSDLQAYAYLLYNPENEISSTARERLKAIRELTNLGSGYQISIRDMEIRGVGNIFGAEQHGHMLSVGFDLYCKILSDTIEEMKGNLQAIELEDSCTIDIKVNAYFPETWISDNKQRMNEYKRLSLAREESTLDHLQNEWRDRFGRIPQEAINLTEISRVKMRANKAGIKSINQEGDFIRIANKLRLQQWLQSMRKLPNFLQSRIIFKSGAVGARSSDSMISMNVSGLDTETRLTAISDVIELFMQR; encoded by the coding sequence ATGCTCTTAGATATAATACAAAAAAACACAAAATTCGAAGAAATATACTCAAAGCTCATTAAAGATGGTCAGATCATACATGGACTAACCAATTCAGCCAAAAGTTTAATCCTAGCTAACATGCTCAAGAAGAGCACTGTACCTCTAGTCTTCATTGTTGCAAATCACCACGAAGCTCAAACTTATTACCAAGAAATCCAAAACCTAAGTGACAGACCCGTCTATAACTTCCTCTGTCAAGAAGTATCTCCTTATGATCAAATCAACTCAGACATTGGTGTTGTGAATACTCAATATGAGATTTTTGAAGCCTGGAATAATAACATAATCTCACTTACCGTGATGAACATCAAAGCGCTTTCTCAACTGTATATCAATAAACAGCAACTTGAAGAGAATTCTTTTTTTATAAACAAAGATACAGAATACGATCCAAAAGAGCTAGCGATCAAACTCACTTTACTTGGTTACAGCAATGAAGCCATGGTTCAAGGGCGCGGACAATTTAGTCAGCGCGGCGATATCACTGACATTTATCCGATAATCGGTGAAGCAGTTCGGATTGAATTCTTTGGCGACAATATTGAAAGTATCAAAGAACTTAATAGTTCCACTCAAAGATCTAGTAAAGCATTGGATTTCACGCAAATTAATCCACGCTACTCGATCATTAGAACAGAGGATGATGGGCTCAATGATAAGGTCAAAGAACTAGTCAGCAAGCACAAGATTGATGACCTGACAGAACTAGATTCACTTTATTTTGAAGGAGTTGAGTACTATAGATCAGTACTAGGTCAAATGCCAAGTAATTTATTTGAATATATACCAGCACATAGCCACGTAGTTTTTGATGAATGGCAAGACTTAAGTCACCTCGGTGAGCAATGGGACAAAAACCTCAACGAACAATATACCGAAGCTGTTAAATCTAATAGCTTAATTCCTCTTGAACAGCCCCTGCATCTTGAGCATAGCCAACTAGTCAAAAACAGTAATCAATTCAAACGCAAACTTTATTTACAAACACTAACAGAACTAGGTGATGGTGTCTTTGAAGCAGGTAAAGAGCTTAGTTATGAGTTAAGAAGCTATCCTACAGAGCGTTTTGCTAGCAAGGTAGAAGAGTTTATTGAATATATTCGCAGAAAACTTAGAGACCAGCAGAATATAATTATTTTCAGTGAACAACCTCACCGTGTCTTAAATATACTTAGAGAATGGGACATCACTGGCTTATACCAAGGTGACATTGAGAACCTTGACATCGAGCAACTAGTTAGAGAGCAAGAATTAAACAATAAAAGAGTCATAGTTCAACGTGACGGACTTGAAGAAGGCTGCGTCCTACCAGAACTTAATATCGTAGTACTAACTGATAGAGAGCTATTCGGTAGAAGCAGGCAAGCAGTTGCCAAACAAAAAACCAAAACCACAGAAAAAAGTCAGCGCGATATTTACACTGATATTTCAGAGCTGAAAGTAGATAACTATGTAGTCCACTACAAGCATGGCGTCGGACAATACAAGGGTACAGAGTTTATTGACCTTGACGGTGGCGCTCTCAGACAGGAATACCTAGCTATTGAGTACGCATCTGAAGCAAGAATCTTAATTCCAATTGATCAGGTTAATCTTTTATCAAAATTCAACATCAATCAGGATATCAAACCCAAACTCTCCAAACTTGGCGGCACAGAGTGGGAAAGAACCAAAAAGAAAGTCAAAAAATCTGTACGATTAATTGCTCAAGACTTAATCAATCTCTACGCCCTTAGAGAAAAACAAACAGGTTACAAATATCCTCACGACACTCCGTGGCAAATAGAAATGGAAGATGCCTTTCCTTATACTGAAACGGAAGATCAGCTCAAAGCAATCACCAATGTTAAAGAGGACATGGAAAGCAAAAAACTCATGGACCGCCTAATATGCGGCGATGCTGGTTTTGGTAAAACAGAAGTCATTATTAGAACGGCTTTCAAGGTAATCATGGAAGGCAAACAAGTTGCAATCCTTGTACCAACTACTGTTTTGGCGCAACAGCACCATGACGTGTTTAGCGATCGTTACGCAGCTTACCCCATCAAAATTGGTTTACTTAGTAGATTCAGATCTGCAAAAGAACAAAGAGAAGTAACCAACAAACTCAAACTAGGAGAAGTTGATTTAGTTATCGGTACTCACCGCCTGTTGCAAAAAGATATTCAATTTCAAAACCTTGGGCTTTTAGTTATAGATGAAGAGCAGCGCTTTGGTGTTTCCCATAAAGAGAAACTCAAATCAATGCGCAAGGACTTGGATATAATTTCCATGTCAGCCACCCCAATACCTCGTACCTTACATATGTCACTATCAGGAATTCGCGACATTAGTTTAATCACGACAGCGCCAACTAACAGAAAACCAGTCAAAACATTGGTTGGTGAGTACAAAAGCAATATCATCCGTAACGCAATCTTGCACGAGCTTGAACGTGGCGGGCAAGTATTTTTTGTTAATAATAGAGTAGAAAATATAGAGCGAGTAGCATTTGAAATACAAGAACTAGTACCTGAAGCTAATGTCAGAATTGGTCATGGTCAGATGAAAGACAAAGAACTTGAAGATGTAATGTTTTCATTTGTCAATGGCGAATTTAACGTACTGGTCTGTACCACTATTATTGAAACCGGACTTGATATCACCAACGCCAACACTATCATTATCAAAGATGCCAATGCATTTGGTTTATCACAGCTCTATCAGCTGCGCGGTAGGGTTGGTCGTTCTGATCTTCAAGCCTACGCTTACTTACTCTATAATCCAGAGAATGAAATCTCCTCTACTGCAAGAGAAAGACTCAAGGCAATTCGAGAACTAACCAACCTTGGTTCTGGCTATCAAATCTCAATTCGTGATATGGAAATTCGCGGAGTCGGTAATATATTTGGTGCTGAGCAACATGGGCACATGCTTTCAGTTGGTTTTGACCTTTACTGTAAGATACTCAGTGACACGATTGAAGAGATGAAGGGCAATCTTCAAGCTATTGAACTAGAAGATAGTTGCACGATTGATATCAAAGTCAATGCTTACTTCCCAGAAACATGGATTAGCGACAATAAACAAAGAATGAATGAGTACAAACGTCTCTCGCTTGCTAGAGAGGAATCAACACTTGATCACTTACAAAATGAATGGCGTGATCGCTTCGGTAGAATCCCGCAAGAAGCAATCAACCTTACTGAAATTAGTAGAGTCAAAATGAGAGCCAATAAAGCCGGCATCAAAAGTATTAATCAAGAAGGTGACTTTATCAGAATTGCCAACAAACTCAGGTTGCAACAATGGTTACAATCTATGCGCAAGCTTCCTAACTTCCTTCAAAGTAGAATCATCTTCAAATCTGGTGCCGTTGGTGCTAGAAGCTCAGACTCAATGATTTCAATGAATGTCAGTGGCTTGGATACAGAGACTAGATTAACTGCAATTAGTGATGTAATTGAGTTGTTTATGCAGAGATAA
- a CDS encoding MEKHLA domain-containing protein: MQFSPELQSYIELVLTSYQSYTGKMLAKDINELYTADFVSASHCFYDDNLTRFVFANLKAQELWQMTWDEFLGLESKYSANPNERSERDDLLARVKQEGIINNYSGIRVSKTGQEFMVKDATVWNVNDNEGKLIGQAVKFDYPVYA, translated from the coding sequence ATGCAATTCAGCCCAGAACTTCAATCCTATATCGAGCTAGTTTTAACTAGTTACCAAAGCTACACTGGCAAAATGCTAGCAAAAGACATCAACGAGCTTTACACTGCTGATTTTGTTTCAGCAAGTCATTGTTTTTATGACGATAATCTTACACGTTTTGTTTTTGCCAACCTCAAGGCTCAAGAACTTTGGCAAATGACTTGGGATGAATTTCTAGGACTAGAATCAAAGTACTCAGCCAATCCCAATGAAAGGTCTGAAAGAGATGATTTGCTGGCCAGGGTCAAGCAAGAGGGTATCATTAATAACTACAGCGGCATTAGGGTCTCCAAAACAGGTCAAGAGTTTATGGTTAAAGACGCTACAGTCTGGAATGTTAATGATAATGAAGGAAAACTGATAGGGCAAGCTGTCAAATTTGACTATCCCGTTTATGCATAA
- a CDS encoding AIR synthase-related protein — protein MIILDLQTVRIDISSKIKDTRASQLLFSLSQLELGSELESLQIIDSYTVQADLPTSTIKKAANNLIDFKKEQLMLLENLNDFDFAIEIGFLPGVTDNLAKTVATILKDSLKQNVAINVYSSQVFLLKANLSEIDLKQIIDTLHNPLIQRARVKTSLQFNQTGMGIEIPNVVLTSKQEITMVDLNVDDAILAELGSKGILDEDGSRRGPLALGLDYMKAIQAYFIKEGRNATDIELESIAQTWSEHCKHTIFADPIDELKEGLYKGYIKAATNQIRKDKGDKDFCVSVFSDNSGAIAFDDDYLITHKMETHNSPSALDPFGGAITGIVGVNRDAIGCGMGSKPIANLYGYCFGIPSLNSDSCVTLDQNRLIDGSVNFTESSHRKPCSQSPEKKFSTHEGLYRDKELTQKMLSPKRIMEGVIDGVRVGGNCSGIPTVHGFSYFHPSFRAKPLVFVGTLGLMPRLVNGKDSCQKAARPGDLIVVLGGRVGLDGIHGATFSSVEMDSSSPATAVQIGDPITQKKFSDAIIKEARDRGLYSSITDNGAGGISCSVAEMAKECGGCRVELDKVPLKYPGMQAWQIWISESQERMTLAIPPENWDEFNTLMKSRDVEAVVIGEFTDSGRCQVHYQGQMAMDIELEFLHDGLPERQLITRKPSPEWLAMNTSLRGANVPKQFSLLELLSHPNHCSKEFISQQYDHEVQAVSVLKPLQGRGRVNGDTAVIKPRIDSRKAAIISYGLKPEETDTDPYLMAARSIDAAIASAVATGANPDYIAILDNFCWNSSDEPERLYQLKETARACYDYAVAFGAPFISGKDSMFNDFKGYDANGEKIKISALPTLLISALGIIDDYSKVVSMDLKISGDKIYFLETAAMESVDAAANLSLYRRFYSAVQTELISSAMSLAHKPLKLALAHKAIAGQLGIQVEAGFDQDTGILVSIDPLKSKRFETLFPKAQLLGEVNETKRIKINAEDLSLEEATSTYRAPFSNYLNDQKKELAGVNQWLLL, from the coding sequence ATGATTATCCTTGATTTGCAAACAGTAAGAATAGATATAAGTTCAAAAATCAAAGATACCAGAGCATCTCAGCTCTTGTTTTCTTTAAGTCAACTTGAATTAGGCTCCGAGCTTGAGTCTTTGCAAATTATTGATTCTTATACTGTTCAGGCTGATCTACCAACTAGCACTATTAAAAAAGCGGCAAATAACTTAATTGATTTTAAAAAAGAACAATTAATGCTTCTTGAGAATTTAAATGATTTTGACTTTGCTATTGAAATTGGTTTCTTGCCAGGAGTCACAGACAATTTGGCAAAGACAGTGGCGACGATTTTGAAAGATAGTCTAAAACAAAATGTAGCTATCAATGTTTATAGCTCTCAAGTTTTTCTGCTCAAAGCAAATCTGTCTGAGATTGATTTGAAACAAATCATAGATACTTTACACAACCCACTTATTCAAAGAGCCAGAGTCAAGACGAGTCTGCAGTTTAATCAAACAGGCATGGGTATTGAAATTCCTAATGTAGTATTGACTTCTAAGCAAGAAATTACCATGGTTGATCTAAACGTAGATGATGCAATTCTTGCTGAACTTGGTAGCAAGGGTATTCTTGATGAAGACGGTTCAAGACGTGGTCCTCTAGCTCTTGGTCTTGATTACATGAAAGCGATCCAGGCTTACTTCATTAAAGAAGGACGCAATGCCACTGATATAGAGCTTGAGTCTATTGCTCAAACCTGGTCAGAGCATTGCAAACATACTATTTTTGCTGACCCGATTGATGAACTTAAAGAAGGTCTCTACAAAGGATATATTAAAGCAGCTACGAATCAAATCCGCAAGGATAAAGGCGATAAGGATTTTTGTGTTTCTGTTTTTTCTGACAACTCTGGTGCAATAGCATTTGATGATGATTATTTGATCACTCATAAGATGGAAACTCACAATAGTCCATCTGCGCTTGATCCTTTTGGCGGGGCGATTACTGGGATAGTTGGAGTTAATAGAGATGCTATTGGATGTGGGATGGGCTCCAAGCCTATAGCCAACCTGTACGGCTACTGCTTTGGAATTCCATCTCTGAACTCTGATAGCTGCGTTACGCTCGATCAGAATCGGCTTATTGACGGCTCAGTCAACTTCACCGAATCTTCACATCGCAAGCCTTGCTCTCAAAGCCCAGAGAAGAAATTCAGTACTCATGAAGGACTCTATCGAGACAAAGAACTCACTCAAAAAATGCTCTCCCCAAAGCGCATCATGGAAGGTGTAATTGATGGAGTTAGAGTAGGTGGTAACTGTTCTGGTATTCCTACTGTGCATGGTTTTAGTTATTTTCATCCTAGCTTTAGAGCCAAGCCACTGGTTTTTGTTGGTACACTCGGTTTGATGCCGCGTCTTGTCAATGGCAAGGATTCTTGCCAGAAGGCTGCAAGACCAGGTGACTTGATAGTAGTACTTGGAGGTAGAGTTGGTCTTGATGGTATTCACGGAGCTACTTTCTCTTCTGTTGAAATGGACTCATCTAGTCCGGCAACAGCGGTGCAGATTGGTGATCCAATCACCCAAAAGAAATTTAGTGATGCAATTATCAAAGAAGCAAGAGATAGAGGTCTCTATTCAAGTATTACTGACAACGGTGCTGGTGGGATTTCTTGCAGTGTTGCTGAGATGGCTAAGGAATGTGGTGGCTGCCGTGTTGAATTAGATAAAGTACCTTTGAAATATCCAGGTATGCAAGCTTGGCAGATTTGGATTAGCGAGTCACAAGAAAGAATGACTCTTGCAATACCGCCAGAAAACTGGGATGAGTTTAATACTTTAATGAAGTCTCGCGATGTTGAAGCTGTTGTCATTGGTGAATTTACAGATTCTGGAAGATGCCAAGTGCATTATCAAGGTCAAATGGCTATGGACATTGAGCTTGAGTTTTTGCATGATGGTTTGCCTGAACGTCAATTGATTACTCGCAAACCAAGTCCAGAATGGCTTGCGATGAACACGTCGTTGCGTGGAGCGAATGTGCCAAAGCAATTCAGTCTCTTAGAATTATTGAGTCATCCAAATCACTGCAGTAAAGAATTCATTTCCCAACAATACGATCATGAAGTTCAAGCAGTTTCTGTTTTGAAACCACTACAAGGAAGGGGAAGAGTCAATGGCGATACTGCTGTCATTAAACCTAGGATCGACTCAAGGAAAGCAGCTATTATAAGTTATGGTTTAAAGCCAGAAGAAACTGATACTGATCCATATCTAATGGCAGCTCGTTCTATTGATGCAGCGATTGCATCAGCTGTTGCAACTGGTGCTAATCCAGATTACATAGCGATTTTGGATAATTTTTGCTGGAACAGTTCTGATGAGCCAGAGCGTCTCTATCAGCTCAAAGAGACAGCTAGAGCGTGCTATGACTATGCTGTTGCATTTGGTGCACCGTTTATTTCAGGTAAGGATAGTATGTTTAATGATTTCAAGGGATATGACGCTAATGGAGAGAAGATAAAGATCTCTGCTTTGCCTACTTTGTTAATTTCTGCTTTGGGAATTATTGATGATTATTCCAAAGTTGTGAGTATGGATTTGAAAATATCTGGTGATAAAATATATTTTTTAGAAACCGCAGCCATGGAATCTGTTGACGCTGCAGCTAACTTAAGTCTTTATCGCCGTTTTTATTCTGCAGTACAAACTGAGTTGATTAGCTCGGCGATGAGCCTTGCTCACAAACCGCTCAAGCTTGCACTTGCACACAAGGCAATTGCTGGGCAACTAGGAATTCAAGTAGAGGCTGGTTTTGACCAAGATACTGGAATATTAGTGAGTATTGATCCACTTAAATCCAAGCGTTTTGAAACACTATTTCCTAAAGCTCAATTACTTGGAGAAGTTAACGAAACTAAGCGAATTAAAATCAATGCAGAGGACTTGAGTCTTGAGGAAGCGACTAGTACTTACAGGGCTCCGTTTTCTAATTATTTAAACGATCAGAAAAAAGAATTGGCGGGGGTAAACCAATGGTTACTGCTTTAA
- a CDS encoding ribonuclease J, with the protein MNKNDNTTNSLNITALGGLHETGKNMWLVQSIKAKKDPETIILDAGVHYPGNDAPGIDYTMADNSMVKGEIKALVLTSVHEYHSGGAHHVINKRNIKQVIGSKLALETVKLKLSEDQVAKIEWNEFASREQIQVGSFTLIPFRITSGSAESYALVIESHGSKIFYTGTYKIDQSPSDGFKTDMAGISTYCTACLEAGRPIDLLLSDSALAEKEGYSASEMALAKSLKQLIASKNARVLINTCSSNTVRIQNLFIIAEQLGKKVALLNKEARETYTAAVNAGYLKHKEETLISIKEIDNQKDSELLIISTAPEGDALKELERVGYDKSLEIQIREGDVIINSADLPPGTVRVMAQISDQFFLKKAEIIGGRNANVNIDNHALTEEMKFLFNLIRPKHFVPAMGESRLLVQHAKLAVDSGVDPGSIFILDNGDQIKIHDGRLEVTEHINTDQVLYTDSQDFHLDTKLLKERDALAKEGVVTLSFAINKKNKVVSGPSFSARACTFSNNKEWRAFCLMNSPDIVHEIEQLSEDLPNPTIEDFQNTAREFLNRIIKTQIGKKPSVIVLASQI; encoded by the coding sequence ATGAACAAAAACGACAATACAACTAACTCACTAAATATCACAGCACTTGGCGGTCTTCACGAGACTGGCAAAAACATGTGGTTGGTGCAATCAATTAAAGCAAAGAAAGACCCAGAAACAATTATTCTTGATGCTGGGGTTCATTATCCAGGTAACGACGCACCAGGAATCGACTACACCATGGCTGACAACAGCATGGTCAAAGGTGAAATCAAGGCACTAGTTTTAACTAGCGTACATGAATATCATTCTGGCGGCGCCCACCATGTTATTAATAAACGCAATATCAAACAAGTTATCGGCTCAAAACTCGCTCTTGAAACCGTCAAACTCAAACTAAGTGAAGATCAAGTTGCCAAAATAGAATGGAACGAATTTGCTTCTAGAGAGCAGATTCAAGTTGGATCATTTACCTTAATACCATTTAGAATCACCTCTGGCTCTGCAGAGTCTTATGCTTTGGTAATTGAGTCTCACGGCTCTAAGATATTTTATACCGGCACTTACAAAATAGATCAAAGCCCTAGTGATGGATTCAAGACTGACATGGCTGGAATATCAACTTACTGCACAGCTTGCCTTGAAGCCGGCAGACCAATTGATCTATTACTTAGCGATTCAGCACTTGCCGAAAAAGAGGGTTACTCAGCCTCAGAAATGGCACTTGCCAAAAGTCTCAAACAACTTATTGCAAGCAAGAATGCTAGAGTCCTCATTAACACTTGTAGCTCAAACACAGTGAGAATACAAAACCTATTTATTATCGCCGAACAACTAGGTAAAAAAGTAGCACTACTTAATAAAGAAGCTCGCGAAACTTATACAGCGGCAGTCAATGCAGGCTATCTCAAACACAAAGAAGAGACTCTAATTAGTATCAAAGAAATCGACAATCAGAAGGATTCAGAACTCTTGATTATTTCAACAGCCCCCGAGGGAGATGCGCTCAAAGAGCTTGAAAGAGTGGGTTACGACAAAAGTCTTGAGATACAAATCAGAGAAGGTGACGTCATTATTAATAGTGCCGACCTGCCTCCAGGAACAGTAAGAGTAATGGCACAAATATCTGATCAGTTTTTTCTCAAAAAAGCAGAAATCATTGGTGGCAGAAATGCAAATGTCAATATCGACAATCATGCATTAACTGAAGAGATGAAATTCTTATTCAACCTAATCAGACCAAAGCATTTTGTTCCAGCAATGGGTGAGTCTAGGCTTTTGGTACAACATGCCAAGCTTGCTGTAGATAGTGGAGTTGACCCAGGTTCAATTTTTATTTTGGATAATGGTGACCAGATCAAGATTCACGATGGAAGACTTGAAGTAACCGAACATATCAACACTGATCAAGTGCTTTATACAGATTCTCAAGACTTTCACCTTGACACCAAGCTACTCAAAGAAAGAGATGCACTAGCGAAAGAAGGAGTAGTTACTCTTAGTTTTGCGATCAACAAAAAGAACAAAGTTGTCTCAGGACCTTCATTTTCAGCAAGAGCTTGTACCTTCTCGAACAATAAAGAATGGAGAGCATTTTGTTTAATGAACTCGCCAGACATTGTCCACGAGATAGAACAACTATCTGAAGATCTGCCGAATCCAACAATAGAGGATTTCCAAAATACCGCAAGAGAATTTCTCAACCGGATAATCAAAACACAAATAGGTAAAAAACCATCAGTCATAGTACTGGCTTCTCAAATATAA